The Ferrovibrio sp. MS7 sequence ACCCCAGGGATTCAGCAACAGTAGAATCAGGCTAACGCTTTGACTCTCTGGCATGAATCGCCGCCGATCACGGTTTTGTTGTTGACCCGGCGACTCGGATGTGATTCGATTCAAGGCATGGGAGCCCTGCGCGAGATCAAACGTCACTCACTGGCCGCCATCGTGCCGGTGATCTGCTTCGCCACCATCGCCTATTTCGGCTATCACGCCGTGGAGGGCGAGCATGGGCTGAATGCCTATACCCGCCTCTCGGTGCAGATTCACGACACCAAGGCCGCCCTGGCCGAGATCACCGCCGAGCGCAAGCAGCTCGAGCGCCGCGTCACCCTGCTGCGGGCCAGCGGCCTGGATGCAGACATGCTGGAAGAGCAGGCGCACCGCTCGCTCGGTCTACTGATGAACCGCGAATTGGTAATTCTCGGACGCTGACACCCCAGCTTTCAGACCGAAAATTTCGCCACTTAACCGAAATTTGGTTAAATACCAAAAAGTCCTTGTTTTAACTGAATTTATCGCCATCCTGGCTCCCGGTTTAAGACATTTCCCGGGAGGAAATCCGATGGCGAAAAGCCCGAGCAAGGCCGCTGCGCCCAAGCTGCCCGATGCCGACACGCTGCTTGGCTATTACCGCGACATGCTGCTGATCCGCCGCTTCGAGGAGAAGGCCGGCCAGCTTTACGGCATGGGCCTGATCGGCGGCTTCTGCCACCTCTATATCGGCCAGGAAGCGGTGGTGGTGGGCCTGCAGGCCTGCTCCAAGCAGGGCGATGCCGTGATCACCTCCTACCGCGACCACGGCCATATGCTGGCCTGCGGCATGGACCCGGGCGGCGTGATGGCCGAGCTTACGGGCCGCATCGGCGGTTATTCCAAGGGCAAGGGCGGCTCGATGCACATGTTCAGCCGCGAGAAGAATTTCTATGGCGGCCACGGCATCGTTGGCGCGCAGGTGCCGCTCGGGACCGGCCTGGCTTTCGCGCAGAAATACAACAACACCGACAATGTCACCTTCTGCTATTTCGGCGATGGCTCGGCCAACCAGGGCCAGGTCTATGAGAGCTTCAACATGGCCGAGCTCTGGAACCTGCCGGTCGTCTATGTGATCGAGAATAACCAGTATGCCATGGGCACCGCTGTTGCCCGCGCCTCGGCACAGCCGGCGCTGTATAAGCGCGGTGAAAGCTTCGGCGTGCCGGGCCGCCAGGTGGATGGCATGAATGTGCTGAGCGTGCGCGAGGCCGGTGCCGAAGCCGTGGCGCAATGCCGCGCCGGCAAGGGCCCGGTGATCCTGGAAATGATGACCTACCGCTATCGCGGCCATTCGATGTCGGACCCGGCGAAGTATCGCTCGAAGGAAGAAGTGAACAAGATGCGCGCCGAGCATGATCCGATCGATCAGGTGCGCCAGATGCTGCTCGACAACAAGCTGTGCGACGAGGATGCGCTCAAGGCCATCGACAAGGAAGTGAAGGAAGTGGTGCAGAAGGCTGCCGATTTCAGCCAGAGCAGCCCGGAGCCCGATCCGTCGGAACTCTGGACTGACATCACGGTAGAAGCCT is a genomic window containing:
- a CDS encoding FtsB family cell division protein is translated as MGALREIKRHSLAAIVPVICFATIAYFGYHAVEGEHGLNAYTRLSVQIHDTKAALAEITAERKQLERRVTLLRASGLDADMLEEQAHRSLGLLMNRELVILGR
- the pdhA gene encoding pyruvate dehydrogenase (acetyl-transferring) E1 component subunit alpha encodes the protein MAKSPSKAAAPKLPDADTLLGYYRDMLLIRRFEEKAGQLYGMGLIGGFCHLYIGQEAVVVGLQACSKQGDAVITSYRDHGHMLACGMDPGGVMAELTGRIGGYSKGKGGSMHMFSREKNFYGGHGIVGAQVPLGTGLAFAQKYNNTDNVTFCYFGDGSANQGQVYESFNMAELWNLPVVYVIENNQYAMGTAVARASAQPALYKRGESFGVPGRQVDGMNVLSVREAGAEAVAQCRAGKGPVILEMMTYRYRGHSMSDPAKYRSKEEVNKMRAEHDPIDQVRQMLLDNKLCDEDALKAIDKEVKEVVQKAADFSQSSPEPDPSELWTDITVEA